Proteins encoded in a region of the Misgurnus anguillicaudatus chromosome 9, ASM2758022v2, whole genome shotgun sequence genome:
- the cast gene encoding calpastatin isoform X15, whose product MGQLISWIRGTQDQPPLRDVAVEEQVFLIGYNHIESQKATPTSASQVSAAKPAQYEKGSTHAAVKPGTTPPSGAGGGAAGTHTSQKGSPQVTQQATKPAPPASAKVPSVSSGTGPAGTTFGAGAKPTDPAKDKAQSTTIHSSKPGPVKVDASVGKPVASAGLPGSGLKEKSGQKVQVEVGPSAPKVSAEIDPFDALSDTLPSTQPEAPKPPKYTGPEVKETNINPEKGVLCGERESTLPPGYRREDWEKKTPAGVPEKPKEVPKPISTDEALEALSTGFVSSAPSAPKKTELVTETVGAKSAGFSNFAPPPPSQQKQQTTTFPSNMNKSPAPPADKKAKIERPGENLTASKSSTTAQHAKPKTDVPDSSIPTDALSELGDMLGEPEPPKKQPELNPKDIIDENKIKSEKGIRVGEREDSLPPAYRFSEEDLKKHPPPPKEPSIGTDDALDILSGDFTTPAAAPVVKAGVPPKAPAQHSIGTDFTTHAAAPVAKACVPPKAPAQEKKTAGAPGKAKDVPKVDELSALDALAGDFVAPPQAAHKVSSSIPPGPKQSNLTDEDPFSALGDTLSAPEPPKKQPELKPGDFVKEKELTSVKGVRVGERDDTLPPGYRFSEEELKKYPAPPREPSLGTDDALDLLSGDFESTPAPTVAAPPVAKLPVCTAVKPPPKPLNDFDLEVLADDFVAPTSASKVQSAVPVPPHPERQMSDTSSALDALSDTLEEIKPRPEPTPISQKAIVKEIDIVEERVSKPGETDDSLPPDHRFSEADKKAFEEAKKKCPEPKQASIDDAAALDLLDSDFSSAPTVKASAPEAHTFTPERTPPTYTAQGAALDELADKLIPNLEKAKDSKAKGKGGKSKSKQKKQSGGDSSAVENLSSKPSSKDVVPSAKDGKR is encoded by the exons agtctCAGAAAGCCACACCCACATCAGCATCACAGGTCTCGGCAGCGAAACCTGCACAATATGAG AAAGGATCCACACATGCAGCTGTCAAACCCGGCACCACCCCTCCATCAGGAGCTGGTGGAGGGGCTGCTGGTACCCACACCTCTCAAAAAGGATCTCCTCAAGTCACACAACAG GCCACTAAACCTGCACCTCCCGCCTCTGCTAAAGTCCCATCTGTGAGCTCTGGAACTGGACCCGCGGGCACGACCTTTGGAGCTGGTGCAAAGCCCACGGACCCTGCAAAAGACAAGGCACAG AGTACAACTATTCATTCATCCAAACCGGGACCTGTTAAAGTGGATGCATCTGTCGGGAAACCCGTAGCCTCGGCCGGTTTACCTGGAAGTGGCCTAAAGGAGAAGAGTGGCCAAAAG GTGCAAGTAGAAGTAGGTCCATCAGCACCGAAAGTCAGTGCAGAG atCGATCCCTTTGATGCGTTGAGTGACACTTTACCATCAACACAACCTGAGGCTCCTAAACCCCCAAAGTACACTGGACCAGAAGTCAAAGAG ACCAATATCAATCCGGAGAAGGGTGTTTTGTGTGGTGAGAGAGAAAGTACACTGCCACCTGGATACAGACGGGAAGACTGG GAAAAGAAGACACCGGCCGGGGTTCCAGAGAAACCTAAAGAAGTTCCCAAG CCTATAAGCACAGACGAGGCACTGGAAGCTCTCTCCACTGGTTTTGTGTCCTCCGCTCCAAGCGCTCCGAAGAAAACAGAGCTG GTAACGGAAACTGTAGGTGCCAAATCTGCAGGCTTCTCAAACTTTGCCCCGCCTCCACCTTCTCAGCAG AAACAACAGACCACAACCTTTCCTTCTAATATGAACAAATCACCTGCTCCACCAGCTGACAAGAAAGCCAAAATAGAGAGG cCTGGTGAAAACTTGACAGCAAGCAAGAGTTCAACTACTGCACAGCATGCTAAACCAAAGACAGACGTG CCAGATAGCTCCATCCCGACAGATGCTCTCAGCGAATTGGGCGACATGCTGGGTGAACCAGAACCTCCCAAAAAACAACCCGAACTTAACCCAAAAGACATAATAGAT gaaaataaaataaaatcagagAAGGGCATACGTGTTGGGGAGAGAGAGGACAGCCTTCCACCAGCTTACAGATTCTCAGAGGAAGACCTTAAAAAACATCCTCCTCCTCCAAAAGAG CCTTCAATTGGCACAGATGACGCACTGGACATTCTTTCTGGAGATTTCACGACCCCTGCAGCAGCACCTGTTGTTAAGGCCGGTGTTCCTCCTAAGGCACCTGCACAG CATTCAATTGGCACAGATTTTACGACCCATGCAGCTGCACCTGTTGCCAAGGCCTGTGTTCCTCCAAAGGCACCTGCACAG GAAAAGAAAACAGCTGGGGCTCCAGGGAAAGCTAAAGATGTCCCTAAG GTGGATGAATTATCAGCTTTAGACGCACTGGCTGGTGATTTTGTAGCTCCGCCACAGGCTGCTCATAAG GTTTCTTCATCTATTCCTCCAGGCCCCAAGCAAAGCAATCTGACAGATGAG GATCCCTTTAGCGCTTTGGGTGACACGCTGAGTGCACCAGAACCACCAAAAAAACAACCTGAACTCAAACCTGGAGATTTTGTTAAG GAAAAGGAATTGACATCAGTGAAAGGCGTGCGTGTTGGGGAGAGAGATGACACGCTTCCGCCCGGTTACAGGTTCTCAGAAGAAGAACTCAAAAAATATCCTGCTCCTCCAAGAGAG cCTTCCTTAGGCACTGATGATGCTTTGGATCTTCTGTCTGGTGACTTTGAGAGCACCCCTGCACCAACTGTTGCCGCACCACCTGTTGCCAAGCTCCCTGTTTGTACTGCCGTCAAGCCACCTCCTAAA CCTTTAAATGATTTCGATCTAGAGGTTCTTGCAGATGATTTTGTGGCTCCTACTTCTGCATCTAAAGTTCAGTCCGCTGTCCCCGTCCCACCACACCCTGAAAGACAG ATGTCAGACACTTCATCAGCTTTAGATGCTCTATCAGACACACTGGAAGAAATAAAACCAAGGCCTGAGCCCACCCCTATCTCACAAAAAGCCATTGTTAAG GAAATAGACATTGTGGAGGAGAGAGTGAGTAAGCCTGGGGAGACAGATGACAGCCTGCCACCAGACCATCGCTTTTCAGAAGCCGACAAGAAG GCGTTTGAAGAAGCAAAGAAAAAATGTCCTGAACCAAAGCAG GCATCAATCGATGACGCAGCGGCCCTTGACCTGCTCGACAGCGATTTCTCATCAGCGCCCACCGTGAAAGCATCTGCACCTGAGGCTCACACCTTCACTCCTGAACGCACACCTCCAACCTACACG GCACAAGGTGCAGCTTTAGACGAACTGGCAGACAAACTGATTCCAAATCTGGAGAAAGCCAAAGATAGCAAAGCAAAG GGAAAGGGGGGGAAGTCAAAGTCTAAACAGAAG AAACAGTCTGGAGGTGATTCCTCAGCCGTAGAGAATCTGTCCAGTAAGCCGAGCTCCAAAGACGTAGTGCCTTCAGCGAAAGATGGAAAGAGATAG
- the cast gene encoding calpastatin isoform X17 — protein sequence MGQLISWIRGTQDQPPLRDVAVEEQVFLIGYNHIESQKATPTSASQVSAAKPAQYEKGSTHAAVKPGTTPPSGAGGGAAGTHTSQKGSPQVTQQATKPAPPASAKVPSVSSGTGPAGTTFGAGAKPTDPAKDKAQSTTIHSSKPGPVKVDASVGKPVASAGLPGSGLKEKSGQKVQVEVGPSAPKVSAEIDPFDALSDTLPSTQPEAPKPPKYTGPEVKETNINPEKGVLCGERESTLPPGYRREDWEKKTPAGVPEKPKEVPKPISTDEALEALSTGFVSSAPSAPKKTELVTETVGAKSAGFSNFAPPPPSQQKQQTTTFPSNMNKSPAPPADKKAKIERPGENLTASKSSTTAQHAKPKTDVPDSSIPTDALSELGDMLGEPEPPKKQPELNPKDIIDENKIKSEKGIRVGEREDSLPPAYRFSEEDLKKHPPPPKEPSIGTDDALDILSGDFTTPAAAPVVKAGVPPKAPAQHSIGTDFTTHAAAPVAKACVPPKAPAQEKKTAGAPGKAKDVPKVDELSALDALAGDFVAPPQAAHKVSSSIPPGPKQSNLTDEDPFSALGDTLSAPEPPKKQPELKPGDFVKEKELTSVKGVRVGERDDTLPPGYRFSEEELKKYPAPPREPSLGTDDALDLLSGDFESTPAPTVAAPPVAKLPVCTAVKPPPKPLNDFDLEVLADDFVAPTSASKVQSAVPVPPHPERQMSDTSSALDALSDTLEEIKPRPEPTPISQKAIVKEIDIVEERVSKPGETDDSLPPDHRFSEADKKAFEEAKKKCPEPKQASIDDAAALDLLDSDFSSAPTVKASAPEAHTFTPERTPPTYTAQGAALDELADKLIPNLEKAKDSKAKKQSGGDSSAVENLSSKPSSKDVVPSAKDGKR from the exons agtctCAGAAAGCCACACCCACATCAGCATCACAGGTCTCGGCAGCGAAACCTGCACAATATGAG AAAGGATCCACACATGCAGCTGTCAAACCCGGCACCACCCCTCCATCAGGAGCTGGTGGAGGGGCTGCTGGTACCCACACCTCTCAAAAAGGATCTCCTCAAGTCACACAACAG GCCACTAAACCTGCACCTCCCGCCTCTGCTAAAGTCCCATCTGTGAGCTCTGGAACTGGACCCGCGGGCACGACCTTTGGAGCTGGTGCAAAGCCCACGGACCCTGCAAAAGACAAGGCACAG AGTACAACTATTCATTCATCCAAACCGGGACCTGTTAAAGTGGATGCATCTGTCGGGAAACCCGTAGCCTCGGCCGGTTTACCTGGAAGTGGCCTAAAGGAGAAGAGTGGCCAAAAG GTGCAAGTAGAAGTAGGTCCATCAGCACCGAAAGTCAGTGCAGAG atCGATCCCTTTGATGCGTTGAGTGACACTTTACCATCAACACAACCTGAGGCTCCTAAACCCCCAAAGTACACTGGACCAGAAGTCAAAGAG ACCAATATCAATCCGGAGAAGGGTGTTTTGTGTGGTGAGAGAGAAAGTACACTGCCACCTGGATACAGACGGGAAGACTGG GAAAAGAAGACACCGGCCGGGGTTCCAGAGAAACCTAAAGAAGTTCCCAAG CCTATAAGCACAGACGAGGCACTGGAAGCTCTCTCCACTGGTTTTGTGTCCTCCGCTCCAAGCGCTCCGAAGAAAACAGAGCTG GTAACGGAAACTGTAGGTGCCAAATCTGCAGGCTTCTCAAACTTTGCCCCGCCTCCACCTTCTCAGCAG AAACAACAGACCACAACCTTTCCTTCTAATATGAACAAATCACCTGCTCCACCAGCTGACAAGAAAGCCAAAATAGAGAGG cCTGGTGAAAACTTGACAGCAAGCAAGAGTTCAACTACTGCACAGCATGCTAAACCAAAGACAGACGTG CCAGATAGCTCCATCCCGACAGATGCTCTCAGCGAATTGGGCGACATGCTGGGTGAACCAGAACCTCCCAAAAAACAACCCGAACTTAACCCAAAAGACATAATAGAT gaaaataaaataaaatcagagAAGGGCATACGTGTTGGGGAGAGAGAGGACAGCCTTCCACCAGCTTACAGATTCTCAGAGGAAGACCTTAAAAAACATCCTCCTCCTCCAAAAGAG CCTTCAATTGGCACAGATGACGCACTGGACATTCTTTCTGGAGATTTCACGACCCCTGCAGCAGCACCTGTTGTTAAGGCCGGTGTTCCTCCTAAGGCACCTGCACAG CATTCAATTGGCACAGATTTTACGACCCATGCAGCTGCACCTGTTGCCAAGGCCTGTGTTCCTCCAAAGGCACCTGCACAG GAAAAGAAAACAGCTGGGGCTCCAGGGAAAGCTAAAGATGTCCCTAAG GTGGATGAATTATCAGCTTTAGACGCACTGGCTGGTGATTTTGTAGCTCCGCCACAGGCTGCTCATAAG GTTTCTTCATCTATTCCTCCAGGCCCCAAGCAAAGCAATCTGACAGATGAG GATCCCTTTAGCGCTTTGGGTGACACGCTGAGTGCACCAGAACCACCAAAAAAACAACCTGAACTCAAACCTGGAGATTTTGTTAAG GAAAAGGAATTGACATCAGTGAAAGGCGTGCGTGTTGGGGAGAGAGATGACACGCTTCCGCCCGGTTACAGGTTCTCAGAAGAAGAACTCAAAAAATATCCTGCTCCTCCAAGAGAG cCTTCCTTAGGCACTGATGATGCTTTGGATCTTCTGTCTGGTGACTTTGAGAGCACCCCTGCACCAACTGTTGCCGCACCACCTGTTGCCAAGCTCCCTGTTTGTACTGCCGTCAAGCCACCTCCTAAA CCTTTAAATGATTTCGATCTAGAGGTTCTTGCAGATGATTTTGTGGCTCCTACTTCTGCATCTAAAGTTCAGTCCGCTGTCCCCGTCCCACCACACCCTGAAAGACAG ATGTCAGACACTTCATCAGCTTTAGATGCTCTATCAGACACACTGGAAGAAATAAAACCAAGGCCTGAGCCCACCCCTATCTCACAAAAAGCCATTGTTAAG GAAATAGACATTGTGGAGGAGAGAGTGAGTAAGCCTGGGGAGACAGATGACAGCCTGCCACCAGACCATCGCTTTTCAGAAGCCGACAAGAAG GCGTTTGAAGAAGCAAAGAAAAAATGTCCTGAACCAAAGCAG GCATCAATCGATGACGCAGCGGCCCTTGACCTGCTCGACAGCGATTTCTCATCAGCGCCCACCGTGAAAGCATCTGCACCTGAGGCTCACACCTTCACTCCTGAACGCACACCTCCAACCTACACG GCACAAGGTGCAGCTTTAGACGAACTGGCAGACAAACTGATTCCAAATCTGGAGAAAGCCAAAGATAGCAAAGCAAAG AAACAGTCTGGAGGTGATTCCTCAGCCGTAGAGAATCTGTCCAGTAAGCCGAGCTCCAAAGACGTAGTGCCTTCAGCGAAAGATGGAAAGAGATAG
- the cast gene encoding calpastatin isoform X12 encodes MGQLISWIRGTQDQPPLRDVAVEEQVFLIGYNHIESQKATPTSASQVSAAKPAQYEKGSTHAAVKPGTTPPSGAGGGAAGTHTSQKGSPQVTQQATKPAPPASAKVPSVSSGTGPAGTTFGAGAKPTDPAKDKAQVQVEVGPSAPKVSAEIDPFDALSDTLPSTQPEAPKPPKYTGPEVKETNINPEKGVLCGERESTLPPGYRREDWEKKTPAGVPEKPKEVPKPISTDEALEALSTGFVSSAPSAPKKTELVTETVGAKSAGFSNFAPPPPSQQKQQTTTFPSNMNKSPAPPADKKAKIERPGENLTASKSSTTAQHAKPKTDVPDSSIPTDALSELGDMLGEPEPPKKQPELNPKDIIDENKIKSEKGIRVGEREDSLPPAYRFSEEDLKKHPPPPKEPSIGTDDALDILSGDFTTPAAAPVVKAGVPPKAPAQHSIGTDFTTHAAAPVAKACVPPKAPAQEKKTAGAPGKAKDVPKVDELSALDALAGDFVAPPQAAHKVSSSIPPGPKQSNLTDEDPFSALGDTLSAPEPPKKQPELKPGDFVKEKELTSVKGVRVGERDDTLPPGYRFSEEELKKYPAPPREPSLGTDDALDLLSGDFESTPAPTVAAPPVAKLPVCTAVKPPPKPLNDFDLEVLADDFVAPTSASKVQSAVPVPPHPERQMSDTSSALDALSDTLEEIKPRPEPTPISQKAIVKEIDIVEERVSKPGETDDSLPPDHRFSEADKKAFEEAKKKCPEPKQASIDDAAALDLLDSDFSSAPTVKASAPEAHTFTPERTPPTYTAQGAALDELADKLIPNLEKPKESKAKAQGAALDELADKLIPNLEKAKDSKAKAQGAALDELADKLIPNLEKPKESKAKGKGGKSKSKQKKQSGGDSSAVENLSSKPSSKDVVPSAKDGKR; translated from the exons agtctCAGAAAGCCACACCCACATCAGCATCACAGGTCTCGGCAGCGAAACCTGCACAATATGAG AAAGGATCCACACATGCAGCTGTCAAACCCGGCACCACCCCTCCATCAGGAGCTGGTGGAGGGGCTGCTGGTACCCACACCTCTCAAAAAGGATCTCCTCAAGTCACACAACAG GCCACTAAACCTGCACCTCCCGCCTCTGCTAAAGTCCCATCTGTGAGCTCTGGAACTGGACCCGCGGGCACGACCTTTGGAGCTGGTGCAAAGCCCACGGACCCTGCAAAAGACAAGGCACAG GTGCAAGTAGAAGTAGGTCCATCAGCACCGAAAGTCAGTGCAGAG atCGATCCCTTTGATGCGTTGAGTGACACTTTACCATCAACACAACCTGAGGCTCCTAAACCCCCAAAGTACACTGGACCAGAAGTCAAAGAG ACCAATATCAATCCGGAGAAGGGTGTTTTGTGTGGTGAGAGAGAAAGTACACTGCCACCTGGATACAGACGGGAAGACTGG GAAAAGAAGACACCGGCCGGGGTTCCAGAGAAACCTAAAGAAGTTCCCAAG CCTATAAGCACAGACGAGGCACTGGAAGCTCTCTCCACTGGTTTTGTGTCCTCCGCTCCAAGCGCTCCGAAGAAAACAGAGCTG GTAACGGAAACTGTAGGTGCCAAATCTGCAGGCTTCTCAAACTTTGCCCCGCCTCCACCTTCTCAGCAG AAACAACAGACCACAACCTTTCCTTCTAATATGAACAAATCACCTGCTCCACCAGCTGACAAGAAAGCCAAAATAGAGAGG cCTGGTGAAAACTTGACAGCAAGCAAGAGTTCAACTACTGCACAGCATGCTAAACCAAAGACAGACGTG CCAGATAGCTCCATCCCGACAGATGCTCTCAGCGAATTGGGCGACATGCTGGGTGAACCAGAACCTCCCAAAAAACAACCCGAACTTAACCCAAAAGACATAATAGAT gaaaataaaataaaatcagagAAGGGCATACGTGTTGGGGAGAGAGAGGACAGCCTTCCACCAGCTTACAGATTCTCAGAGGAAGACCTTAAAAAACATCCTCCTCCTCCAAAAGAG CCTTCAATTGGCACAGATGACGCACTGGACATTCTTTCTGGAGATTTCACGACCCCTGCAGCAGCACCTGTTGTTAAGGCCGGTGTTCCTCCTAAGGCACCTGCACAG CATTCAATTGGCACAGATTTTACGACCCATGCAGCTGCACCTGTTGCCAAGGCCTGTGTTCCTCCAAAGGCACCTGCACAG GAAAAGAAAACAGCTGGGGCTCCAGGGAAAGCTAAAGATGTCCCTAAG GTGGATGAATTATCAGCTTTAGACGCACTGGCTGGTGATTTTGTAGCTCCGCCACAGGCTGCTCATAAG GTTTCTTCATCTATTCCTCCAGGCCCCAAGCAAAGCAATCTGACAGATGAG GATCCCTTTAGCGCTTTGGGTGACACGCTGAGTGCACCAGAACCACCAAAAAAACAACCTGAACTCAAACCTGGAGATTTTGTTAAG GAAAAGGAATTGACATCAGTGAAAGGCGTGCGTGTTGGGGAGAGAGATGACACGCTTCCGCCCGGTTACAGGTTCTCAGAAGAAGAACTCAAAAAATATCCTGCTCCTCCAAGAGAG cCTTCCTTAGGCACTGATGATGCTTTGGATCTTCTGTCTGGTGACTTTGAGAGCACCCCTGCACCAACTGTTGCCGCACCACCTGTTGCCAAGCTCCCTGTTTGTACTGCCGTCAAGCCACCTCCTAAA CCTTTAAATGATTTCGATCTAGAGGTTCTTGCAGATGATTTTGTGGCTCCTACTTCTGCATCTAAAGTTCAGTCCGCTGTCCCCGTCCCACCACACCCTGAAAGACAG ATGTCAGACACTTCATCAGCTTTAGATGCTCTATCAGACACACTGGAAGAAATAAAACCAAGGCCTGAGCCCACCCCTATCTCACAAAAAGCCATTGTTAAG GAAATAGACATTGTGGAGGAGAGAGTGAGTAAGCCTGGGGAGACAGATGACAGCCTGCCACCAGACCATCGCTTTTCAGAAGCCGACAAGAAG GCGTTTGAAGAAGCAAAGAAAAAATGTCCTGAACCAAAGCAG GCATCAATCGATGACGCAGCGGCCCTTGACCTGCTCGACAGCGATTTCTCATCAGCGCCCACCGTGAAAGCATCTGCACCTGAGGCTCACACCTTCACTCCTGAACGCACACCTCCAACCTACACG GCACAAGGTGCAGCTTTAGACGAACTGGCAGACAAACTGATTCCAAATCTGGAGAAACCCAAAGAGAGCAAAGCAAAG GCACAAGGTGCAGCTTTAGACGAACTGGCAGACAAACTGATTCCAAATCTGGAGAAAGCCAAAGATAGCAAAGCAAAG GCACAAGGTGCAGCTTTAGACGAACTAGCAGACAAACTGATTCCAAATCTGGAGAAACCCAAAGAGAGCAAAGCAAAG GGAAAGGGGGGGAAGTCAAAGTCTAAACAGAAG AAACAGTCTGGAGGTGATTCCTCAGCCGTAGAGAATCTGTCCAGTAAGCCGAGCTCCAAAGACGTAGTGCCTTCAGCGAAAGATGGAAAGAGATAG
- the cast gene encoding calpastatin isoform X7 translates to MGQLISWIRGTQDQPPLRDVAVEEQVFLIGYNHIESQKATPTSASQVSAAKPAQYEKGSTHAAVKPGTTPPSGAGGGAAGTHTSQKGSPQVTQQATKPAPPASAKVPSVSSGTGPAGTTFGAGAKPTDPAKDKAQSTTIHSSKPGPVKVDASVGKPVASAGLPGSGLKEKSGQKVQVEVGPSAPKVSAEIDPFDALSDTLPSTQPEAPKPPKYTGPEVKETNINPEKGVLCGERESTLPPGYRREDWEKKTPAGVPEKPKEVPKPISTDEALEALSTGFVSSAPSAPKKTELVTETVGAKSAGFSNFAPPPPSQQKQQTTTFPSNMNKSPAPPADKKAKIERPGENLTASKSSTTAQHAKPKTDVPDSSIPTDALSELGDMLGEPEPPKKQPELNPKDIIDENKIKSEKGIRVGEREDSLPPAYRFSEEDLKKHPPPPKEPSIGTDDALDILSGDFTTPAAAPVVKAGVPPKAPAQHSIGTDFTTHAAAPVAKACVPPKAPAQEKKTAGAPGKAKDVPKVDELSALDALAGDFVAPPQAAHKVSSSIPPGPKQSNLTDEDPFSALGDTLSAPEPPKKQPELKPGDFVKEKELTSVKGVRVGERDDTLPPGYRFSEEELKKYPAPPREPSLGTDDALDLLSGDFESTPAPTVAAPPVAKLPVCTAVKPPPKPLNDFDLEVLADDFVAPTSASKVQSAVPVPPHPERQMSDTSSALDALSDTLEEIKPRPEPTPISQKAIVKEIDIVEERVSKPGETDDSLPPDHRFSEADKKAFEEAKKKCPEPKQASIDDAAALDLLDSDFSSAPTVKASAPEAHTFTPERTPPTYTAQGAALDELADKLIPNLEKAKDSKAKAQGAALDELADKLIPNLEKPKESKAKGKGGKSKSKQKKQSGGDSSAVENLSSKPSSKDVVPSAKDGKR, encoded by the exons agtctCAGAAAGCCACACCCACATCAGCATCACAGGTCTCGGCAGCGAAACCTGCACAATATGAG AAAGGATCCACACATGCAGCTGTCAAACCCGGCACCACCCCTCCATCAGGAGCTGGTGGAGGGGCTGCTGGTACCCACACCTCTCAAAAAGGATCTCCTCAAGTCACACAACAG GCCACTAAACCTGCACCTCCCGCCTCTGCTAAAGTCCCATCTGTGAGCTCTGGAACTGGACCCGCGGGCACGACCTTTGGAGCTGGTGCAAAGCCCACGGACCCTGCAAAAGACAAGGCACAG AGTACAACTATTCATTCATCCAAACCGGGACCTGTTAAAGTGGATGCATCTGTCGGGAAACCCGTAGCCTCGGCCGGTTTACCTGGAAGTGGCCTAAAGGAGAAGAGTGGCCAAAAG GTGCAAGTAGAAGTAGGTCCATCAGCACCGAAAGTCAGTGCAGAG atCGATCCCTTTGATGCGTTGAGTGACACTTTACCATCAACACAACCTGAGGCTCCTAAACCCCCAAAGTACACTGGACCAGAAGTCAAAGAG ACCAATATCAATCCGGAGAAGGGTGTTTTGTGTGGTGAGAGAGAAAGTACACTGCCACCTGGATACAGACGGGAAGACTGG GAAAAGAAGACACCGGCCGGGGTTCCAGAGAAACCTAAAGAAGTTCCCAAG CCTATAAGCACAGACGAGGCACTGGAAGCTCTCTCCACTGGTTTTGTGTCCTCCGCTCCAAGCGCTCCGAAGAAAACAGAGCTG GTAACGGAAACTGTAGGTGCCAAATCTGCAGGCTTCTCAAACTTTGCCCCGCCTCCACCTTCTCAGCAG AAACAACAGACCACAACCTTTCCTTCTAATATGAACAAATCACCTGCTCCACCAGCTGACAAGAAAGCCAAAATAGAGAGG cCTGGTGAAAACTTGACAGCAAGCAAGAGTTCAACTACTGCACAGCATGCTAAACCAAAGACAGACGTG CCAGATAGCTCCATCCCGACAGATGCTCTCAGCGAATTGGGCGACATGCTGGGTGAACCAGAACCTCCCAAAAAACAACCCGAACTTAACCCAAAAGACATAATAGAT gaaaataaaataaaatcagagAAGGGCATACGTGTTGGGGAGAGAGAGGACAGCCTTCCACCAGCTTACAGATTCTCAGAGGAAGACCTTAAAAAACATCCTCCTCCTCCAAAAGAG CCTTCAATTGGCACAGATGACGCACTGGACATTCTTTCTGGAGATTTCACGACCCCTGCAGCAGCACCTGTTGTTAAGGCCGGTGTTCCTCCTAAGGCACCTGCACAG CATTCAATTGGCACAGATTTTACGACCCATGCAGCTGCACCTGTTGCCAAGGCCTGTGTTCCTCCAAAGGCACCTGCACAG GAAAAGAAAACAGCTGGGGCTCCAGGGAAAGCTAAAGATGTCCCTAAG GTGGATGAATTATCAGCTTTAGACGCACTGGCTGGTGATTTTGTAGCTCCGCCACAGGCTGCTCATAAG GTTTCTTCATCTATTCCTCCAGGCCCCAAGCAAAGCAATCTGACAGATGAG GATCCCTTTAGCGCTTTGGGTGACACGCTGAGTGCACCAGAACCACCAAAAAAACAACCTGAACTCAAACCTGGAGATTTTGTTAAG GAAAAGGAATTGACATCAGTGAAAGGCGTGCGTGTTGGGGAGAGAGATGACACGCTTCCGCCCGGTTACAGGTTCTCAGAAGAAGAACTCAAAAAATATCCTGCTCCTCCAAGAGAG cCTTCCTTAGGCACTGATGATGCTTTGGATCTTCTGTCTGGTGACTTTGAGAGCACCCCTGCACCAACTGTTGCCGCACCACCTGTTGCCAAGCTCCCTGTTTGTACTGCCGTCAAGCCACCTCCTAAA CCTTTAAATGATTTCGATCTAGAGGTTCTTGCAGATGATTTTGTGGCTCCTACTTCTGCATCTAAAGTTCAGTCCGCTGTCCCCGTCCCACCACACCCTGAAAGACAG ATGTCAGACACTTCATCAGCTTTAGATGCTCTATCAGACACACTGGAAGAAATAAAACCAAGGCCTGAGCCCACCCCTATCTCACAAAAAGCCATTGTTAAG GAAATAGACATTGTGGAGGAGAGAGTGAGTAAGCCTGGGGAGACAGATGACAGCCTGCCACCAGACCATCGCTTTTCAGAAGCCGACAAGAAG GCGTTTGAAGAAGCAAAGAAAAAATGTCCTGAACCAAAGCAG GCATCAATCGATGACGCAGCGGCCCTTGACCTGCTCGACAGCGATTTCTCATCAGCGCCCACCGTGAAAGCATCTGCACCTGAGGCTCACACCTTCACTCCTGAACGCACACCTCCAACCTACACG GCACAAGGTGCAGCTTTAGACGAACTGGCAGACAAACTGATTCCAAATCTGGAGAAAGCCAAAGATAGCAAAGCAAAG GCACAAGGTGCAGCTTTAGACGAACTAGCAGACAAACTGATTCCAAATCTGGAGAAACCCAAAGAGAGCAAAGCAAAG GGAAAGGGGGGGAAGTCAAAGTCTAAACAGAAG AAACAGTCTGGAGGTGATTCCTCAGCCGTAGAGAATCTGTCCAGTAAGCCGAGCTCCAAAGACGTAGTGCCTTCAGCGAAAGATGGAAAGAGATAG